Proteins encoded within one genomic window of Candidatus Zixiibacteriota bacterium:
- a CDS encoding PspC domain-containing protein gives MTRKLYRSSHDKFLGGVCGGLGEYFEIDPTLVRLIVVLLTMATAGSVTLAYILAWIIIPTCPEGVPAPSEPIHYPSWSRYLPGLLLVVIGALMLMHEFWFWFSWGEMWPVVLILFGLFLVFRHTSRNRSTHEEHHINGADYHSRNGGETS, from the coding sequence ATGACTAGAAAGCTTTATAGATCCTCTCACGATAAATTCCTCGGCGGCGTCTGCGGCGGTTTGGGTGAGTATTTTGAAATCGATCCGACTCTGGTACGACTGATCGTAGTCTTACTGACCATGGCTACGGCCGGTTCCGTTACGCTTGCTTATATCCTGGCCTGGATCATCATACCGACCTGCCCCGAAGGCGTCCCGGCGCCTTCAGAGCCGATCCATTATCCTTCCTGGTCTCGCTATCTGCCCGGATTGTTGCTGGTTGTAATTGGTGCTCTCATGCTGATGCACGAATTCTGGTTCTGGTTCAGTTGGGGTGAAATGTGGCCGGTTGTCCTGATCCTCTTCGGGTTGTTCCTGGTTTTCCGTCACACTTCACGCAACCGTTCTACCCATGAAGAACACCATATCAACGGTGCTGATTATCACTCAAGGAACGGAGGAGAGACATCATGA
- a CDS encoding FAD-dependent oxidoreductase yields the protein MAVETKVGCFICKGCEIGQCLDTDKLVEFATSEGGAAVAKCHDALCSEEGIKMIEATAAEQGLNRIVVGACSGRVFPELFVFNGAMTERVPLREWVTWTHEPNDEDTQVMAEDYVKMGVIKMQNCEPPQPHIEETSKDIMVVGGGITGMTAAKAAADAGYKVHLIEKADKLGGWATRFAKVFPKNPPYADLEDSGYEKLAEAVGKHENIEVHLNTRVKRTDGQPGLFDVTLQSGADSSTLRVGSIVQATGWKQYPPERLGHLGYGASPDVITNIQMEDMVKNGGIKRPSDGKVPESVAFIQCAGSRDQDHLPYCSAVCCRVSLKQAKYVREAIPNSKVYILYKDLRSPGQWERFYAQAQNDDGIFLTKGEIDKVEPVNGKISIGLTETLLGEDINVQADLVVLATGMVPTTKVDDEAPDEPEATQEAPAEGEKKEKSAAAGAEAGARIINLTYRQGTDLPTLKYGFPDSHFICFPYETRRTAIYAAGPVRSPMDLATSANDAYGAALKAIQAVEAVSEGKAVHPRSGDLSIPEFFLQRCTQCKRCTEECPFGTLDEDDKGTPKPNPFRCRRCGICMGACPERIISFKNYSVNMMSQQIKAISMPDEFEEKPRILAFICENDALPSVDMAGLQRLKYNAMVRIIPLRCLGSMNSVWVGDALASGFDGVLLIGCKKGDDYQCHFVRGSELAHTRMENVRDKLKQLVLEEERVEIHELAITDYYKIPKIFDDFLEVMETVGPNPYKDM from the coding sequence ATGGCCGTAGAAACCAAAGTTGGATGCTTTATCTGCAAAGGTTGTGAGATCGGTCAGTGCCTCGATACCGATAAGCTCGTCGAATTCGCTACCAGTGAAGGCGGCGCCGCCGTGGCCAAATGCCACGATGCGCTCTGCTCCGAAGAAGGCATCAAGATGATCGAAGCGACGGCGGCTGAGCAAGGGCTCAACCGGATCGTCGTGGGAGCTTGCTCCGGCCGGGTTTTCCCGGAACTATTCGTTTTCAACGGCGCTATGACCGAGCGCGTTCCTCTCCGTGAATGGGTTACCTGGACACACGAGCCGAATGACGAAGACACCCAGGTGATGGCCGAAGACTACGTCAAGATGGGCGTCATCAAGATGCAGAACTGTGAGCCGCCCCAACCTCATATCGAGGAAACTTCGAAGGATATCATGGTCGTAGGCGGCGGCATCACCGGGATGACCGCGGCCAAAGCGGCGGCCGATGCCGGTTACAAAGTCCATTTGATCGAGAAAGCCGACAAACTCGGTGGCTGGGCTACCCGATTCGCCAAGGTTTTCCCGAAAAATCCGCCGTATGCCGATCTCGAAGACTCCGGCTATGAAAAATTAGCCGAGGCAGTCGGCAAACATGAAAATATCGAAGTCCATCTGAATACCCGGGTCAAGAGGACCGACGGCCAGCCCGGTTTGTTCGATGTCACTCTTCAGAGCGGTGCCGACAGCTCGACTCTGCGCGTTGGTTCGATTGTGCAGGCGACCGGCTGGAAGCAATATCCGCCCGAAAGGCTGGGGCATCTCGGCTATGGTGCGTCGCCCGATGTTATCACCAACATCCAGATGGAAGACATGGTCAAGAACGGCGGCATCAAGCGTCCGTCCGACGGTAAAGTTCCCGAGAGCGTGGCGTTTATTCAGTGCGCCGGATCGCGTGATCAGGACCATTTGCCGTACTGCTCGGCAGTCTGTTGCCGTGTTTCGCTGAAACAGGCCAAATATGTCCGCGAGGCGATTCCCAACAGCAAAGTCTATATCCTGTACAAAGACCTGCGCTCGCCGGGTCAGTGGGAGCGTTTCTACGCTCAGGCTCAAAACGATGACGGTATCTTCCTGACCAAGGGTGAGATTGACAAGGTCGAGCCGGTCAACGGCAAAATATCGATCGGTCTGACTGAAACTCTGCTCGGCGAAGATATTAACGTTCAAGCCGACCTGGTGGTACTGGCTACCGGTATGGTGCCGACAACCAAGGTCGACGATGAGGCCCCCGATGAGCCGGAAGCAACTCAGGAAGCTCCCGCCGAAGGCGAGAAAAAAGAGAAATCCGCTGCGGCTGGAGCTGAAGCCGGTGCCAGGATTATCAACCTGACCTATCGTCAGGGAACCGATCTGCCGACGCTGAAGTACGGTTTCCCGGATTCGCATTTTATCTGTTTCCCGTACGAAACACGCCGCACGGCAATCTATGCCGCCGGACCGGTTCGCTCACCGATGGATCTTGCTACCAGCGCCAATGACGCTTACGGCGCAGCGCTCAAGGCGATCCAGGCGGTTGAGGCCGTGTCCGAAGGCAAGGCGGTTCATCCGCGCTCAGGCGATCTGAGTATCCCGGAATTCTTCCTGCAGCGCTGCACGCAGTGCAAGCGCTGTACCGAGGAATGTCCGTTCGGCACGCTGGACGAGGACGACAAGGGGACACCGAAACCGAACCCGTTCCGTTGCCGTCGCTGCGGTATCTGCATGGGCGCCTGCCCGGAGCGTATCATCAGCTTCAAGAACTACAGCGTGAATATGATGTCGCAACAGATTAAGGCGATCTCAATGCCGGACGAGTTCGAAGAAAAGCCGCGCATTCTGGCTTTTATCTGTGAAAACGACGCTTTGCCGTCGGTCGATATGGCCGGTTTGCAACGCCTGAAATACAACGCCATGGTCCGTATCATCCCGCTCCGGTGCCTCGGTTCGATGAACTCAGTCTGGGTTGGCGATGCCCTGGCCAGCGGCTTCGACGGTGTTTTGCTGATCGGGTGCAAAAAGGGCGACGACTACCAGTGCCATTTCGTCCGTGGCTCCGAACTGGCCCATACCCGTATGGAGAACGTACGCGACAAGCTCAAGCAGCTTGTGCTTGAAGAAGAGCGTGTGGAAATTCACGAACTGGCGATCACCGATTACTACAAAATCCCGAAGATTTTCGATGATTTTCTCGAGGTTATGGAGACGGTTGGTCCCAATCCATACAAGGATATGTAA
- the holA gene encoding DNA polymerase III subunit delta produces MVTPSDLIKEINAGKFRPAYYFYGAEDYRISEAVKYVSHKYLPDRQMVTNCRKLDAKRTPLADLMAELAQMPMLGERLVVIVYNFQHYKPKQIEQVVKLLTPADPSRVVIFSSPSHYAPKKNSAFVKNLESSGVETIEFGRLTQRQVVAQITGSLNKAALKIEPQALEFLAGLVSGNRGGLDTEVSKLINYKGEGATVTLDDIRHICSGYEVYNVFELADRMVEGQTQLVLKMIAGLLSEGQSGAAISTLLQGHFISLYLVKEGKQPMGNRGWMTPRLRSQAARFKTEQLEQILIDLAELDADLRRSDLAPKALLEQAALKLCQRN; encoded by the coding sequence ATGGTGACTCCGTCAGATCTGATCAAAGAAATCAACGCCGGTAAATTCCGTCCCGCTTACTATTTCTACGGGGCGGAAGACTACCGTATTTCGGAGGCGGTGAAATACGTCTCCCATAAATACCTGCCGGATCGGCAAATGGTCACCAACTGCCGCAAGCTGGACGCCAAGCGTACGCCGCTGGCCGACCTGATGGCCGAACTGGCCCAGATGCCGATGCTCGGCGAACGTCTGGTGGTTATAGTTTACAACTTCCAGCATTACAAACCGAAACAGATCGAACAGGTTGTAAAACTGCTAACCCCGGCTGATCCCTCGCGGGTGGTTATTTTCTCTTCACCTTCGCACTACGCCCCCAAAAAGAACTCAGCTTTCGTAAAAAACCTGGAATCGTCCGGAGTTGAAACAATTGAGTTCGGCCGGTTAACCCAGCGGCAGGTAGTTGCTCAAATTACCGGATCTCTCAATAAGGCAGCTTTAAAAATCGAACCGCAGGCTCTGGAATTCCTGGCCGGGCTGGTTTCCGGTAACCGAGGCGGCCTTGATACCGAGGTCTCGAAATTGATCAATTACAAGGGTGAAGGAGCCACGGTAACACTCGACGATATCCGCCATATCTGCTCCGGTTATGAGGTCTACAACGTGTTCGAATTGGCCGACAGGATGGTCGAGGGTCAAACGCAACTGGTGCTCAAAATGATCGCCGGGCTTTTATCCGAGGGACAATCGGGAGCGGCTATCTCCACCCTGCTGCAAGGGCATTTCATTTCGCTCTATCTGGTCAAAGAGGGAAAACAACCGATGGGGAATCGAGGCTGGATGACTCCCCGGCTTCGCAGCCAGGCCGCCCGGTTCAAGACCGAACAACTCGAACAGATTCTAATCGACCTGGCCGAACTGGACGCCGATCTGAGACGTAGCGACCTTGCTCCCAAAGCCCTCCTGGAACAAGCCGCTCTTAAGCTCTGTCAGAGGAATTGA
- a CDS encoding zf-HC2 domain-containing protein: protein MNHEYYRDRVSAYHDQDLTPEETRMMQEHLESCEECRALLKQFEKLDQLVEAHSGLDGDDYWEQAAQKIDRAIAGESDATEVTDIRPAHHGLFWKITAVAASVAVLTFIGLNRNKLFEQQETIQEQPSEVLSIPHQPQTDDNLPAMDEGRATVEEPETIVGDWDEAEETPAPAIAETLEQSVDSKASITTEEQLQEKPEAVGIILTADAIKTQPVKKTAPEKAEIEKSAKAPLPPQGNSDSEKDKEEKSSNREEIGHSIKVTSRADVIDKFQVTNQVVRTNPITDVDSLLDSGASIRRERMKVVQDSIRDSIQTELNCLREKRDGLLAQVQQGGQLPGGAAKALGSETADSKQSAPTMAAGEAVLTADSIQQLQLNLLETWYQISLITPDSTEFHQAVDYLNVATNHHSKEVREQAGEYLQILAKHRRP from the coding sequence ATGAATCACGAGTATTATCGCGACCGAGTATCGGCTTATCACGATCAGGATTTGACACCCGAAGAAACCCGGATGATGCAGGAGCATCTGGAATCGTGTGAAGAGTGCCGGGCCTTACTCAAACAATTCGAAAAACTCGATCAACTGGTTGAGGCTCACTCCGGCCTGGACGGCGATGATTACTGGGAACAAGCGGCACAGAAGATCGACCGAGCCATAGCCGGTGAATCGGATGCAACTGAAGTAACCGATATACGTCCGGCTCATCATGGTTTGTTCTGGAAGATTACCGCGGTCGCGGCTTCGGTCGCCGTACTGACCTTTATCGGACTCAACCGAAACAAATTGTTCGAGCAACAGGAAACGATTCAAGAGCAACCATCCGAGGTATTATCAATACCGCACCAACCTCAGACAGACGACAACTTACCGGCAATGGATGAAGGCCGAGCGACAGTTGAAGAGCCTGAGACGATCGTGGGTGATTGGGATGAAGCTGAAGAGACTCCCGCACCTGCTATAGCTGAAACTCTTGAGCAAAGCGTCGATTCAAAAGCATCCATTACCACCGAAGAACAATTGCAGGAGAAACCCGAAGCAGTCGGTATAATCCTGACCGCTGATGCCATCAAAACACAGCCGGTAAAGAAAACAGCACCGGAAAAGGCCGAGATTGAAAAATCGGCCAAGGCTCCCCTGCCGCCTCAGGGAAACTCGGACAGCGAGAAAGATAAAGAAGAGAAATCTTCCAACCGGGAAGAAATTGGACACTCGATTAAGGTGACCTCACGGGCCGATGTCATAGATAAATTCCAGGTAACCAACCAGGTTGTCAGGACAAATCCGATTACCGACGTGGATTCTCTGCTTGACTCCGGCGCGTCAATCAGGCGGGAACGGATGAAGGTGGTTCAGGACTCGATCCGGGACTCAATACAGACTGAACTGAACTGTCTCCGTGAGAAAAGAGACGGATTATTGGCGCAAGTTCAACAAGGTGGACAATTACCGGGTGGCGCAGCAAAGGCGCTCGGATCGGAAACTGCCGACTCGAAACAATCTGCGCCCACCATGGCTGCCGGAGAAGCAGTTCTCACGGCCGATTCAATTCAGCAACTCCAGTTGAACCTGCTGGAAACATGGTATCAGATATCCTTAATAACACCCGATAGCACCGAATTCCACCAAGCTGTTGATTACCTTAATGTAGCAACCAATCATCATTCAAAAGAGGTTCGGGAGCAAGCGGGGGAATATCTTCAGATACTCGCTAAACACCGCCGCCCTTAA
- a CDS encoding ankyrin repeat domain-containing protein, translating to MSHRGSLLITAFMVLYLCIVSYADTIHEACLNGNMEQVQSLLADNPDLINKSDDRGDYPLHIAAHEADTGMVRLLIDQGADLEVKNHFGYTPFLTAIDANSLEVVKLLVEAGVDQTVESQPFGKPIDLAFYTESRFGRSGITEYLISLGHEFDPDYVDFAGDARVFIASWFGHSDMLELLLNYHPNLQIVREENGVTPVSDAIQRDNVRSARLLIEHGADIYKPDRQGLPPIWYAVDMGMLETINLLLDRGAEVKTRQSATGQTLIHLAAKRGYTRIAERLLKAGCEVDARDDIGKTPLYFACKYGNRSVAELLLAAGADPAGCEEDNREPSPWLTDHPPHPGEAVAWILEHRGWGIKTSDHLLIIDDENRAVPRPDEPSLANGYYTAEQLANQDVVVLYTNCSSLPGENRYTHNLADSIKSIRYLDSDLDCRRRDSSVIYLKPGDIESYDGVMIKAFDPLQSPVLPILSYLIEVDDLNILFCGFSIDTAQAFRTAFDDALQGIDRLDFAIMAIPDPETIGSSDLKYVVDRAHPRAILLHSPNRDFMNYRRTADDILNWGTGTAVFAPANAGDSYHYVRE from the coding sequence ATGAGTCACCGAGGTTCGTTATTGATCACTGCCTTCATGGTCTTGTATCTGTGTATCGTGTCATACGCCGATACGATTCATGAAGCCTGCCTGAACGGTAATATGGAGCAGGTTCAAAGCCTCCTGGCTGATAATCCCGACTTGATCAATAAGAGCGATGATCGAGGCGATTACCCGCTTCACATCGCGGCTCATGAGGCCGATACGGGGATGGTTCGACTGCTCATCGACCAGGGAGCCGATCTTGAAGTAAAAAACCATTTCGGTTATACACCGTTCCTGACTGCAATCGATGCCAACAGCCTCGAAGTAGTTAAACTGCTGGTGGAAGCGGGCGTCGACCAGACGGTTGAATCACAACCATTCGGGAAACCGATTGACCTTGCCTTCTATACCGAATCCCGTTTTGGTCGTTCCGGAATCACCGAATATCTGATTTCTCTGGGGCATGAATTCGATCCCGATTATGTCGATTTTGCCGGTGATGCCCGGGTGTTCATCGCTTCCTGGTTCGGACATTCCGATATGCTGGAGCTGTTGCTCAACTATCATCCCAACCTTCAGATCGTACGCGAGGAAAACGGCGTCACCCCGGTAAGCGATGCCATTCAACGCGACAATGTTCGCTCCGCCCGATTGCTCATCGAGCACGGCGCCGACATCTATAAACCCGACCGTCAGGGTTTGCCTCCGATCTGGTACGCGGTTGACATGGGTATGCTTGAGACGATCAATCTTCTACTCGATCGAGGCGCGGAAGTTAAAACACGTCAATCGGCAACCGGTCAGACCTTGATACATCTGGCCGCCAAACGCGGTTACACCAGGATCGCGGAGCGATTGCTCAAGGCTGGTTGCGAGGTCGACGCTCGTGATGATATCGGTAAAACTCCGCTGTATTTCGCCTGTAAATACGGAAACCGGTCGGTAGCCGAACTCCTCCTGGCAGCCGGAGCCGATCCAGCCGGGTGTGAGGAGGACAATCGCGAGCCGTCACCCTGGTTGACCGACCATCCGCCTCATCCGGGTGAGGCCGTTGCCTGGATACTCGAACACCGCGGCTGGGGGATCAAGACCTCCGACCATCTGCTGATCATCGATGACGAAAACCGTGCCGTTCCTCGTCCCGATGAACCCTCGTTGGCCAACGGTTACTACACTGCCGAGCAACTCGCCAATCAGGACGTCGTGGTTCTCTATACCAACTGTAGCAGCTTGCCGGGAGAAAACCGGTATACCCACAACCTGGCCGACTCGATCAAGTCAATCCGTTATCTCGACAGCGATCTCGATTGTCGGCGCAGAGACAGCAGCGTCATCTATCTCAAACCGGGTGACATAGAAAGTTATGACGGGGTGATGATAAAAGCGTTCGATCCGTTGCAATCGCCCGTTTTACCGATTTTGTCGTATCTGATCGAGGTCGACGACCTCAACATCCTCTTTTGCGGTTTCAGTATCGATACCGCGCAAGCGTTCCGTACAGCATTCGATGATGCCCTCCAGGGAATCGACCGTCTGGATTTCGCGATCATGGCCATTCCCGATCCGGAGACAATCGGAAGCTCCGATCTGAAATACGTTGTCGACCGGGCACATCCCCGAGCGATCCTGCTGCATTCGCCAAACCGGGATTTCATGAATTACCGTAGAACCGCCGACGACATTCTGAACTGGGGCACAGGAACGGCGGTATTTGCTCCGGCCAACGCCGGCGACAGCTACCATTATGTGCGGGAATGA
- a CDS encoding cation:proton antiporter yields the protein MTEIAYLRDIVVILALSVAIVTLFHRLRLPPIAGLIAAGALVGPFGLGLVSDPHQVEMLSEIGVTLLLFGIGLEIPLDQLKRLWRLILMGGVAQVGLTTGVVYLIARAFDIRPQEALVLGCIIAISSTAIVLRGLEQRGEIDAPHGRFSMGLLIFQDLCVVPMILLIPLLGGTGSSGAMVTTLARALGIVAVVLIAGHYLVPRLMELIARVRQRQLFIMAVLLICIGTAWLSASAGVSLALGAFLAGLVVAGSQYRHQALADVIPFREVFISLFFVSVGMLIDLRSLTANLGSVALLLAAILILKFIVIFATGVMLRLPLRVSIMSGTALAQVGEFSFVLMGVAGAHQVMAENLSANLTAAIVLSMVITPLLLSAAPKLAAGVGKLGALTRLLEISPAEQADQTEQKREGHVIIGGYGLAGHHLAEALKQCRLPYIIVDLNPENIRRGLAAHEPIYFGDITSPDVLSHLDLKRASEFVIVINDPDATARAVRAARALSPDIHILARTRYMMDSGRMTAAGASEVVPAELEASLEVTSRVLKRHRLQADDIDRRIDCLRDTDHLQH from the coding sequence ATGACGGAGATCGCTTATCTCAGAGATATCGTAGTTATCCTGGCTTTGTCGGTTGCCATCGTAACCCTGTTTCATCGCCTGCGACTCCCTCCGATTGCCGGGCTTATCGCCGCCGGGGCATTGGTAGGACCTTTCGGTCTTGGCCTCGTGAGTGATCCTCACCAGGTCGAAATGTTGTCCGAGATCGGCGTCACATTGCTGCTGTTCGGTATCGGACTCGAAATCCCCCTGGACCAGCTCAAGAGACTCTGGCGACTGATTCTCATGGGCGGTGTAGCTCAGGTTGGTTTGACAACCGGCGTGGTTTATCTGATCGCTCGCGCCTTCGACATTCGCCCGCAAGAGGCGTTGGTATTAGGCTGCATAATTGCGATTTCATCGACTGCTATCGTTCTGCGCGGCCTCGAACAACGAGGCGAAATCGACGCTCCTCACGGCCGTTTCAGCATGGGGCTGTTGATTTTCCAGGACCTTTGCGTCGTCCCGATGATTCTGCTCATTCCGTTGCTGGGAGGAACCGGGTCGAGCGGTGCGATGGTAACCACTCTGGCCCGGGCACTAGGTATTGTGGCCGTAGTTCTTATCGCAGGGCATTATCTCGTACCACGACTCATGGAATTGATCGCTCGCGTCCGCCAGCGGCAGTTGTTCATTATGGCGGTACTGCTTATCTGCATCGGCACCGCCTGGCTCAGCGCCTCAGCCGGTGTCTCGCTGGCGCTCGGGGCGTTTTTGGCCGGACTGGTCGTAGCCGGAAGCCAGTATCGACATCAGGCGCTGGCCGATGTCATCCCGTTCCGCGAGGTGTTCATTTCGCTCTTTTTCGTTTCGGTCGGTATGCTTATCGACCTGCGCTCCTTAACCGCCAACCTCGGCAGTGTCGCTTTGTTGCTGGCGGCGATATTGATATTGAAATTTATCGTAATTTTCGCTACCGGCGTTATGCTGCGCCTGCCGCTACGCGTTTCGATCATGTCCGGTACGGCCTTGGCGCAAGTGGGTGAATTTTCATTCGTGTTGATGGGAGTAGCCGGCGCACATCAGGTGATGGCGGAGAATCTCAGCGCCAATCTGACAGCAGCGATTGTTTTATCGATGGTGATCACACCGCTGCTTTTATCGGCGGCGCCCAAACTGGCAGCCGGAGTCGGCAAATTGGGAGCGCTGACTCGTCTGCTTGAGATTTCACCGGCGGAACAGGCTGATCAGACCGAGCAAAAACGTGAAGGCCATGTTATTATCGGGGGCTACGGCCTGGCCGGACATCATCTGGCCGAAGCGCTAAAACAGTGCCGTCTTCCGTACATTATAGTCGATCTGAACCCGGAGAATATCCGACGCGGTCTGGCGGCTCACGAGCCGATCTATTTCGGCGACATTACCAGTCCGGATGTTCTCAGTCATCTTGATCTGAAACGGGCTTCGGAGTTCGTTATCGTGATTAACGATCCGGACGCAACCGCCCGAGCGGTCCGTGCTGCCCGAGCGTTATCTCCCGACATCCACATTCTGGCTCGAACCCGGTACATGATGGACAGCGGCCGGATGACCGCCGCCGGGGCTTCCGAAGTGGTTCCGGCGGAACTTGAGGCCTCCCTCGAAGTAACTTCCAGAGTGCTTAAAAGACATCGCCTGCAAGCCGATGATATCGATCGCCGTATAGACTGCCTGCGCGATACCGACCACTTACAGCACTAG
- a CDS encoding CoB--CoM heterodisulfide reductase iron-sulfur subunit A family protein produces the protein MALFEPVDSQITADTLIVGGGVAGMTTAIESAEIGKDVILVEKDPSIGGRVARMFQYFPKMCPPTCGIEINLKRIRGNEHVRVLTLTEVENVTGEPGNFEVTLKISPRFVNEKCTGCGDCEKVCEIERDSDFNYGLDKTKAVYLPHLLAYPPRYVVDPKFVADPGMKKVAEACPYGAIDLDMQPRTITAKVGAIVWATGWKPYDMEKLENLGGGKIKNVIQNVVMERLASQSGPTQGKIQRPSDGKEISTIGFVQCAGSRDENHLPYCSTICCMASMKQATYVREQYPDAEIHLFYIDVRSPGRWEDFYVARQADEKFHFHRGKVARITECSNGNVILEAENTLTGEMTKTEVDMAVLATGMVPSNVDNPPPLGTRLDEFGFVAPDNNNGVIGIGVAARPIDVSASVQDGTGAALKAVIVAGRR, from the coding sequence ATGGCGTTATTCGAACCGGTCGATAGCCAGATCACTGCCGACACTCTCATTGTCGGCGGCGGCGTTGCCGGGATGACAACAGCCATCGAATCCGCCGAAATCGGCAAGGATGTCATTCTCGTCGAGAAGGATCCGAGCATTGGCGGACGTGTGGCTCGAATGTTTCAGTACTTCCCGAAAATGTGTCCGCCCACCTGCGGTATCGAGATCAATCTCAAGCGTATCCGCGGCAATGAGCATGTCCGCGTTCTGACGCTGACCGAGGTGGAAAACGTCACCGGCGAGCCGGGTAATTTCGAGGTCACTCTCAAAATATCGCCCCGTTTCGTCAATGAAAAATGCACCGGCTGCGGCGATTGCGAAAAGGTTTGTGAAATCGAACGAGACAGCGATTTCAACTACGGCCTGGATAAAACCAAGGCAGTCTATCTGCCGCACCTCTTGGCCTACCCGCCGCGCTATGTCGTCGATCCCAAATTCGTTGCCGATCCCGGCATGAAAAAGGTGGCTGAGGCTTGTCCCTACGGCGCGATCGACCTCGACATGCAGCCGCGTACGATCACGGCTAAAGTCGGCGCGATCGTTTGGGCTACCGGTTGGAAGCCCTACGACATGGAAAAACTCGAGAACCTCGGCGGCGGCAAGATCAAGAACGTTATCCAGAACGTGGTAATGGAACGCCTCGCCTCCCAGAGCGGCCCGACTCAGGGCAAGATTCAGCGGCCCTCGGACGGCAAAGAGATCAGCACGATCGGTTTCGTTCAGTGTGCCGGTTCGCGCGATGAAAACCATCTGCCGTATTGCAGCACGATCTGCTGCATGGCCTCGATGAAACAGGCTACTTATGTGCGTGAACAGTATCCTGATGCGGAAATTCACTTGTTCTACATCGATGTCCGCTCACCCGGACGCTGGGAAGATTTCTACGTAGCCCGGCAGGCTGATGAGAAGTTCCACTTCCATCGCGGTAAAGTGGCCCGGATCACCGAATGCTCCAACGGCAATGTGATTCTCGAGGCCGAAAACACGCTCACCGGTGAGATGACCAAGACCGAAGTCGACATGGCTGTTCTGGCCACCGGCATGGTGCCGAGTAATGTCGACAATCCGCCGCCGCTTGGCACCAGGCTCGACGAATTCGGTTTTGTCGCTCCCGACAACAACAACGGCGTGATCGGAATCGGCGTGGCTGCCCGCCCGATCGATGTCTCGGCATCGGTTCAGGACGGCACCGGCGCGGCTCTGAAAGCGGTAATCGTCGCGGGAAGGAGGTAA
- a CDS encoding sigma-70 family RNA polymerase sigma factor, giving the protein MADNPREEKPIQPVSSTETKDEETRLIEAAQNGDKRAFGQLVRRHQKRLFRFIYGLTGSFDVTEDIVQEAFIKAHGALERFRTGFAFYPWLATIARNLAYNHIAREEKQDSLNGLSEKGFDPAQTDPGPLDKLLDQEGQKRFYQALKKMPAKYRSVFVLRHFEDMDYAAIASYLKIPPGTVDSRLYRARQYLLEELKDLLPDSQADR; this is encoded by the coding sequence ATGGCCGACAATCCACGGGAAGAAAAACCGATTCAGCCGGTATCCTCAACAGAGACCAAAGACGAAGAGACACGGCTGATCGAAGCGGCGCAGAACGGCGACAAAAGGGCTTTCGGGCAACTGGTCCGGAGGCACCAGAAGCGGTTGTTCCGCTTCATCTACGGCTTGACAGGTTCCTTTGACGTGACTGAAGATATTGTACAGGAAGCATTTATCAAGGCACATGGGGCGCTTGAACGGTTCCGGACGGGATTTGCCTTTTATCCCTGGCTGGCTACGATTGCGCGGAATTTGGCGTACAATCATATCGCCCGGGAGGAGAAACAGGATTCACTCAACGGGCTGAGTGAAAAAGGTTTTGACCCGGCCCAGACGGATCCGGGACCGCTGGATAAACTCCTGGATCAAGAGGGACAAAAACGATTTTACCAGGCCCTCAAGAAAATGCCTGCCAAGTATCGTAGCGTTTTCGTACTGAGGCATTTCGAGGATATGGACTATGCAGCTATTGCCTCGTATCTTAAAATACCCCCCGGGACGGTGGACTCCCGTCTGTACCGGGCACGGCAATACCTGCTGGAAGAACTTAAGGATCTTCTGCCGGACAGTCAGGCGGACAGGTGA